The following are encoded in a window of Trichocoleus sp. genomic DNA:
- a CDS encoding LysM domain-containing protein — protein sequence MFSVTSRYSNVETAKWVAADGREIAYLRRRFLPNAPASVLAEHLVTEGDRLDNVTATYLGDPEQFWRVADANNAMQPEKLTQAIGRWLIIPLIQGA from the coding sequence ATGTTTTCTGTAACCAGTCGTTATTCCAATGTAGAAACAGCAAAATGGGTTGCGGCAGATGGACGAGAAATTGCCTATTTGCGTCGTCGTTTTTTGCCCAATGCTCCTGCTTCTGTTCTGGCAGAACATCTTGTGACTGAGGGCGATCGGCTTGACAACGTTACAGCAACTTATCTGGGTGATCCAGAACAATTCTGGCGTGTTGCTGATGCCAATAATGCAATGCAACCTGAGAAACTGACTCAGGCGATCGGACGGTGGCTGATCATCCCACTGATTCAGGGAGCG